The following are encoded together in the Geobacter sulfurreducens PCA genome:
- the rpoC gene encoding DNA-directed RNA polymerase subunit beta' yields the protein MEDFFSFFDKPKDPLHFSAIRISISSPDKIRERSFGEVKKPETINYRTFKPERDGLFCAKIFGPTKDYECNCGKYKRMKHRGIVCEKCGVEVIPSKVRRERLGHIDLATPVAHIWFLKSLPSRIGNLLDISLKDLEKVLYFEAYAVTSPGDTGLSMAEVLTEDRYLKAREEHGDRFEAGMGAAAIRDCLKALDLDQLAEQLRIEMMEATSEAKRKKTAKRLKVVEAFKESGNRPEWMILECIPVLPPELRPLVPLDGGRFATSDLNDLYRRVINRNNRLKRLMELQAPEVIIRNEKRMLQEAVDALFDNGRRGRAIAGPNKRPLKSLSDMLKGKSGRFRQNLLGKRVDYSGRSVIVVGPELRLHQCGLPKKMALELFKPFIYNKLEERGFVTTIKSAKKMVEKERPEVWDVLEEVIKEHPVMLNRAPTLHRLGIQAFEPVLIEGKAIQLHPLVCTAFNADFDGDQMAVHLPLSIESQVEARVLMMSTNNILSPAHGKPIIVPSQDMVLGIYYMTRERNFAKGEGKIFSSPDEVRIAFDAGEVDIQARIKVRMKNVQADEQELPEIIDTTVGRIILREILPEVIPYSAINKVMSKKELTNLIDVCYRLAGNKETVILADRLKETGFRYSTLAGISICMNDMVIPEGKQVIIEKATEEVQEIQNQYTEGLITDGERYNKVIDIWAKATEEIAKEMLDNLSKDTVVSPEGQEIKIPSFNSIHMMADSGARGSAQQIRQLAGMRGLMAKPSGEIIETPITANFREGLNVLQYFISTHGARKGLADTALKTANSGYLTRRLVDVAQDAIITENDCGTLDGLVVSALTEGGEIIEHIGDRILGRVALDDILDPVTGEVLVAASQEIDENLVKKVEDSGLERVKIRSVLTCQSRRGICAKCYGRDLARGHLVNLGEAVGVIAAQSIGEPGTQLTMRTFHIGGTASRHAEQTSLEARTEGRVKFININSVVNSEGHHIVMNRNGELAVVDETGREREKYAIVYGAKIKAGPDHVVKPGETLAEWDPYTIPILTEVTGRIKFGDIVEGVTMEEQLDEVTGLSRKVIIESRDPDKRPRITIKDEAGKTVKISEIAMGRYFLPVGANISVQEDSFVNAGDVIAKIPRETTKTKDITGGLPRVAELFEARKPKDFAVISEIDGLVTFGKDAKGKRKVIVTPEMGEPKEYLIPKGKHISVHENDYVRAGEALMDGSSNPHDILRVLGLKELARYLVDEVQEVYRLQGVKINDKHIEVIVRQMLRRVRIKDVGDTSFLIDDQLERSVFEEENDRVLTKGGRPAIAEPLLLGITKASLSTESFISAASFRETTKVLTQAAIEGKVDSLRGLKENVIMGRLIPAGTGLSRYRNLKLVAEQAAVEEFEVVEPMRPQDDFDVDMEDDVDSFDE from the coding sequence TTGGAAGATTTTTTCAGCTTTTTTGATAAACCGAAAGACCCGCTTCACTTCTCGGCCATTCGCATCTCCATTTCGTCCCCGGACAAGATCCGCGAACGCTCTTTTGGGGAGGTCAAGAAGCCGGAGACCATAAACTACCGGACGTTCAAGCCGGAGCGCGACGGTCTCTTCTGCGCCAAGATATTCGGTCCCACCAAGGACTATGAGTGCAACTGCGGCAAGTACAAGCGGATGAAGCACCGCGGCATCGTCTGCGAGAAGTGCGGCGTCGAGGTCATCCCCTCGAAAGTGCGTCGCGAGCGTCTCGGTCACATCGACCTTGCCACGCCCGTTGCCCATATCTGGTTCCTCAAGTCTCTCCCGTCGCGGATCGGCAACCTGCTCGACATCTCTCTAAAGGATCTTGAGAAGGTGCTCTATTTCGAGGCGTATGCCGTGACCAGCCCCGGAGACACGGGGCTTTCCATGGCTGAAGTCCTGACGGAAGACAGGTATCTCAAGGCCCGTGAGGAGCATGGCGACCGCTTCGAGGCCGGCATGGGAGCTGCGGCGATCCGCGACTGCCTCAAGGCCCTCGATCTGGACCAGCTTGCTGAACAGCTCCGGATAGAGATGATGGAGGCAACCAGTGAGGCCAAGCGGAAGAAGACCGCCAAGCGCCTCAAGGTAGTTGAGGCGTTCAAGGAGTCGGGCAACCGCCCTGAGTGGATGATTCTGGAGTGCATTCCGGTCCTCCCGCCGGAACTCCGTCCCCTGGTTCCGCTGGATGGCGGCCGTTTCGCCACTTCGGACCTGAACGATCTTTACCGGCGTGTCATTAACCGCAACAACCGCCTCAAGCGCCTCATGGAACTGCAGGCTCCGGAGGTCATCATCCGCAACGAGAAGCGGATGCTTCAGGAAGCGGTTGATGCCCTGTTCGACAACGGCCGCCGTGGCCGCGCCATTGCCGGTCCCAACAAGCGCCCCCTCAAGTCCCTTTCGGACATGTTGAAAGGGAAATCGGGCCGCTTCCGGCAGAACCTGCTCGGTAAGCGGGTCGACTATTCGGGCCGTTCAGTTATCGTAGTGGGCCCCGAGCTTCGCCTGCATCAGTGCGGCCTTCCCAAGAAGATGGCTCTGGAGCTCTTCAAGCCGTTCATCTATAACAAGCTGGAGGAGAGGGGCTTCGTCACCACCATCAAGAGCGCCAAGAAGATGGTGGAGAAGGAGCGGCCCGAGGTGTGGGACGTGCTCGAAGAGGTTATCAAGGAGCACCCGGTCATGCTTAACCGGGCGCCGACCCTGCACCGTCTCGGCATTCAGGCCTTTGAGCCGGTGCTCATCGAAGGCAAGGCGATCCAGCTCCATCCGCTCGTTTGTACCGCGTTCAACGCCGACTTCGACGGTGACCAGATGGCGGTTCACCTGCCGCTTTCCATCGAGAGCCAGGTGGAAGCCCGTGTACTCATGATGAGTACCAACAACATCCTCTCGCCTGCCCATGGCAAGCCGATCATCGTGCCGTCCCAGGACATGGTTCTCGGGATTTACTACATGACGCGCGAGCGGAATTTCGCCAAAGGCGAGGGCAAGATATTCTCGTCTCCCGACGAGGTCCGCATCGCTTTCGACGCGGGCGAGGTCGACATCCAGGCCCGCATCAAGGTCCGGATGAAGAACGTCCAGGCCGATGAGCAGGAACTGCCCGAGATCATTGACACCACCGTCGGCCGGATCATTCTGCGGGAGATTCTGCCCGAGGTGATTCCTTACTCCGCCATCAATAAGGTGATGAGCAAGAAGGAGCTTACGAACCTGATCGACGTCTGCTACCGCCTGGCGGGTAACAAGGAGACCGTTATCCTGGCCGACCGGCTCAAGGAAACCGGTTTCCGCTACTCGACCCTGGCGGGTATCTCCATCTGCATGAATGACATGGTGATCCCGGAAGGGAAGCAGGTGATCATCGAGAAGGCGACTGAAGAGGTTCAGGAAATCCAGAACCAGTACACCGAGGGTCTCATTACGGATGGCGAGCGCTACAACAAGGTTATCGACATCTGGGCGAAAGCCACGGAGGAGATTGCCAAGGAGATGCTCGACAACCTCTCCAAGGACACGGTCGTTTCCCCGGAGGGGCAGGAGATCAAGATTCCGTCCTTCAACTCCATCCACATGATGGCCGATTCGGGTGCCCGGGGTTCGGCCCAGCAGATTCGCCAGCTTGCCGGGATGCGGGGCCTCATGGCCAAGCCGTCGGGCGAGATCATCGAGACGCCGATTACCGCCAACTTCCGCGAAGGTCTGAACGTACTCCAGTACTTCATTTCGACGCACGGCGCCCGGAAAGGTCTCGCCGACACGGCCCTCAAGACCGCAAACTCCGGCTACCTCACCCGGCGACTCGTGGACGTGGCGCAGGATGCCATAATCACCGAGAATGACTGCGGTACCCTCGACGGGCTTGTCGTCTCCGCCCTCACCGAGGGGGGAGAGATCATCGAGCACATCGGCGACCGCATCCTCGGCCGGGTTGCACTTGACGATATCCTCGATCCGGTCACCGGCGAGGTTCTCGTCGCAGCAAGCCAGGAGATCGATGAAAACCTGGTGAAAAAGGTCGAGGACTCGGGGCTTGAGCGAGTCAAGATCCGGTCAGTGCTCACCTGCCAGAGCAGGCGCGGTATCTGCGCCAAGTGCTATGGCCGCGACCTGGCTCGCGGTCACTTGGTCAACCTCGGTGAAGCGGTCGGCGTCATTGCCGCCCAGTCGATCGGCGAGCCGGGTACGCAGCTCACCATGCGTACCTTCCACATCGGTGGTACCGCATCGCGGCATGCCGAGCAGACCTCGCTGGAAGCCCGGACCGAGGGACGCGTGAAGTTCATCAATATCAACAGCGTTGTCAACTCGGAAGGGCACCACATCGTCATGAACCGCAACGGTGAACTGGCGGTTGTCGATGAGACCGGCCGCGAGCGCGAGAAATACGCCATCGTCTATGGTGCCAAGATCAAGGCTGGTCCCGACCATGTGGTCAAGCCGGGCGAGACCCTTGCCGAGTGGGACCCCTACACCATCCCCATCCTCACTGAGGTTACTGGTCGGATCAAGTTCGGCGACATCGTCGAAGGGGTAACCATGGAGGAGCAGCTCGACGAAGTCACCGGGCTTTCCCGCAAGGTGATCATCGAGTCCCGCGATCCCGACAAGCGGCCACGTATCACGATCAAGGACGAGGCCGGCAAAACCGTCAAGATCAGTGAAATCGCCATGGGCCGCTATTTCCTTCCGGTTGGCGCCAATATCTCGGTCCAGGAAGACTCTTTTGTCAACGCTGGTGACGTTATCGCCAAGATTCCGCGGGAGACCACCAAGACCAAGGATATTACGGGCGGTCTGCCCCGCGTTGCCGAGCTTTTCGAAGCCCGCAAGCCGAAGGACTTTGCCGTCATTTCGGAAATCGACGGTCTCGTCACTTTCGGCAAGGATGCTAAGGGCAAGCGGAAGGTCATCGTTACCCCTGAGATGGGTGAGCCCAAGGAATACCTCATCCCCAAAGGCAAGCACATAAGTGTTCATGAGAACGATTATGTGCGGGCCGGTGAGGCTCTGATGGACGGGTCATCCAATCCCCACGACATCCTGAGGGTCCTCGGCCTCAAGGAGCTCGCGCGGTACCTCGTCGACGAAGTTCAGGAAGTCTACCGGCTCCAGGGCGTCAAGATCAACGACAAGCACATTGAGGTCATTGTCCGCCAGATGCTGCGCCGCGTTCGCATCAAAGACGTGGGGGACACGAGCTTCCTTATCGACGATCAACTCGAACGGTCTGTGTTCGAGGAGGAAAACGATCGTGTCCTCACTAAAGGAGGACGGCCGGCCATCGCTGAGCCGCTGTTGCTCGGTATCACCAAGGCGTCTCTCTCGACGGAGTCGTTCATATCGGCGGCTTCCTTCCGGGAGACGACAAAAGTGTTGACACAGGCTGCCATTGAAGGTAAAGTCGACAGCCTTCGTGGGCTTAAGGAAAATGTTATTATGGGCCGGCTCATCCCTGCTGGGACTGGGCTTTCTCGTTACCGTAACCTCAAGCTTGTTGCCGAGCAGGCTGCCGTTGAAGAGTTTGAGGTGGTTGAGCCCATGCGGCCCCAGGATGACTTTGATGTCGACATGGAGGATGATGTCGACTCGTTTGACGAGTAG
- the tuf gene encoding elongation factor Tu → MAKAKFERTKPHVNIGTIGHVDHGKTTLTAAITKVLAERGQAEFRGFDQIDNAPEERERGITIATSHVEYETEKRHYAHVDCPGHADYVKNMITGAAQMDGAILVVSAADGPMPQTREHILLARQVGVPYIVVFLNKADMVDDEELLELVELEIRELLSSYDFPGDDIPIIKGSALKGLNGDKDELGEEAILKLMEAVDNYIPEPERAVDKPFLMPVEDVFSISGRGTVATGRVERGIVKVGEEVEIVGIKATAKTTVTGVEMFRKLLDEGRAGDNIGALLRGVKREDIERGQVLAKPGSITPHTKFKAEAYILTKEEGGRHTPFFNGYRPQFYFRTTDVTGVVDLPAGTEMVMPGDNVAVTINLITPIAMDEGLRFAIREGGRTVGAGVVSSIIE, encoded by the coding sequence ATGGCAAAGGCAAAATTCGAGAGGACGAAACCGCACGTCAACATAGGAACGATCGGCCACGTAGACCATGGCAAGACCACGCTGACGGCGGCCATAACCAAGGTATTGGCAGAGCGCGGCCAGGCAGAGTTCCGTGGTTTTGACCAGATTGACAACGCTCCGGAAGAGCGCGAGCGCGGTATCACCATCGCCACGTCCCATGTGGAGTACGAGACCGAGAAGCGTCACTACGCCCACGTGGACTGCCCGGGTCACGCCGACTATGTAAAGAACATGATCACCGGTGCGGCGCAGATGGACGGCGCGATCCTCGTCGTATCCGCCGCCGATGGCCCCATGCCGCAGACCCGCGAGCACATCCTGCTTGCCCGTCAGGTTGGCGTGCCCTACATTGTCGTGTTCCTGAACAAGGCCGACATGGTAGACGACGAAGAGCTGCTCGAGCTGGTAGAGCTCGAGATTCGCGAGCTGCTCTCCTCCTACGACTTCCCGGGTGACGACATCCCGATCATCAAGGGGAGCGCGCTCAAGGGGCTCAATGGCGACAAGGACGAGCTGGGCGAAGAAGCCATCCTGAAGCTGATGGAAGCCGTTGACAACTATATTCCCGAGCCCGAGCGGGCCGTAGACAAGCCGTTCCTGATGCCTGTGGAGGACGTATTCTCGATCTCCGGTCGCGGTACCGTAGCCACGGGGCGTGTGGAGCGCGGAATTGTCAAGGTGGGTGAGGAGGTCGAGATCGTCGGGATCAAGGCCACTGCCAAGACCACGGTGACCGGAGTCGAGATGTTCCGCAAGCTTCTGGACGAAGGCCGCGCCGGTGACAACATCGGTGCCCTTCTGCGGGGGGTGAAGCGTGAAGACATCGAGCGTGGCCAGGTGCTTGCGAAGCCGGGGAGCATCACTCCGCACACCAAGTTCAAGGCCGAGGCGTACATCCTGACGAAGGAAGAAGGTGGCCGTCACACGCCGTTCTTCAACGGGTACCGTCCGCAGTTCTACTTCCGTACGACGGACGTGACTGGCGTAGTAGACCTTCCTGCCGGGACTGAGATGGTAATGCCTGGCGACAACGTGGCGGTGACGATCAACCTGATCACGCCGATCGCGATGGATGAAGGTCTTCGGTTCGCGATTCGCGAAGGTGGCCGTACTGTGGGCGCCGGCGTCGTCAGCTCCATTATCGAATAA
- the rpsG gene encoding 30S ribosomal protein S7 translates to MPRRREVAKRVILPDPKFNDRVVAKLVSVIMLDGKKSTAERALYGALDIVSQKAGEEPVKVLKKCLDNIKPMLGVKSRRVGGSTYQVPVEVRADRRVSLAMRWLVRYANERSEKTITDKLAGEILDAYNNRGAAVKKREDTHRMAEANRAFAHYRW, encoded by the coding sequence ATGCCGAGAAGAAGAGAAGTTGCCAAAAGGGTTATTCTTCCCGACCCCAAGTTCAATGATCGGGTTGTTGCCAAGCTTGTGAGCGTCATAATGCTTGATGGCAAGAAGAGTACGGCTGAGCGCGCGCTTTATGGTGCGCTTGATATCGTGTCGCAGAAGGCTGGCGAGGAGCCTGTGAAGGTTCTTAAGAAGTGTCTCGATAATATTAAGCCTATGCTCGGAGTGAAGTCGCGGCGCGTTGGTGGCTCCACCTACCAGGTGCCGGTTGAGGTTCGGGCCGACCGCCGGGTGTCGCTTGCTATGCGTTGGCTTGTTCGTTATGCCAATGAGCGTTCCGAGAAGACTATCACCGACAAGCTCGCCGGTGAGATTCTCGATGCTTACAATAACCGCGGGGCTGCGGTGAAGAAGCGCGAGGATACGCATCGTATGGCTGAGGCTAACAGGGCTTTTGCGCATTATCGCTGGTAG
- the rpsJ gene encoding 30S ribosomal protein S10, whose product MPSQKIRIRLKAFDHKLLDQSVGEIVDTAKRTGARVAGPIPLPTVINKYCVLRGPHVDKKSREQFEIRTHKRLIDILDPTQQTVDALMKLDLSAGVDVEIKL is encoded by the coding sequence ATGCCAAGTCAAAAGATTAGAATCCGCCTTAAGGCATTTGATCATAAACTCCTCGACCAATCGGTCGGAGAGATTGTTGACACGGCGAAGCGCACCGGCGCCCGTGTGGCGGGTCCGATTCCGCTTCCCACCGTAATCAACAAGTACTGCGTACTTCGTGGACCGCACGTGGACAAGAAATCTCGCGAGCAGTTCGAGATTAGGACCCACAAGCGTCTCATCGACATTCTCGACCCGACCCAGCAAACGGTTGATGCGCTTATGAAGCTCGACCTTTCGGCCGGTGTGGATGTTGAAATCAAGCTCTAG
- the fusA gene encoding elongation factor G has protein sequence MARQVSLEKTRNIGIMAHIDAGKTTTTERILYYTGVTHKIGEVHEGAATMDWMEQEQERGITITSAATTCFWGDHRVNIIDTPGHVDFTIEVERSLRVLDGAVAVFCSVGGVEPQSETVWRQADKYRVPRIAFINKMDRVGADFFRGVGMIRDRLKANPVPIQLPIGAEDTYRGVVDLVEMKAIIWDEESLGAKYHEAEIPADLAEMAQEYREKLIEEIATFDDALMEKYLGGEELTTDEIKAAVRKATIDIQICPVICGSAFKNKGVQNLLDSVVAYLPSPLDIPAITGIDAKSGEEITRKASDDEPFSALAFKIMTDPFVGQLCFFRVYSGVLNSGSYVYNSTKEKKERIGRLLKMHANKREEIKEVYAGDIAAAVGLKYTTTGDTLCPEDSPVVLESIEFPEPVIAIAIEPKTKADQEKLGISLQKLASEDPSFRVRTDEETGQTIISGMGELHLEIIVDRLMREFKVEANVGKPQVAYRETVTKKVKVEGKFVRQSGGRGQYGHVWIELEPQEAGKGYEFVDAIKGGVVPREYIPAVDKGIQEAMETGVLAGYPTVDFKVALVDGSYHEVDSSEMAFKIAGSMAFKEAAAKAGPVLLEPIMSVEVVVPEEYMGDVIGDLNSRRGRIMGMEGRAGAQVVSAMVPLAQMFGYATDLRSATQGRATYTMTFDHYEQVPKSVSEEIVAKVKG, from the coding sequence GTGGCACGTCAGGTTTCGCTTGAAAAAACCCGTAACATCGGGATTATGGCTCATATTGACGCCGGCAAGACGACGACAACTGAGCGCATACTCTATTATACCGGTGTGACGCATAAGATTGGTGAGGTTCACGAAGGGGCCGCCACCATGGACTGGATGGAGCAGGAGCAGGAGCGGGGGATTACGATAACCTCGGCAGCTACGACCTGTTTCTGGGGCGACCATCGGGTCAATATCATTGATACTCCTGGTCACGTGGATTTCACTATCGAGGTCGAGCGTTCCCTGCGTGTGCTTGATGGGGCTGTTGCTGTATTCTGTTCCGTTGGCGGTGTTGAGCCGCAGTCGGAAACAGTCTGGCGCCAGGCCGACAAGTATCGCGTTCCTCGCATTGCCTTTATTAATAAGATGGATCGAGTCGGTGCCGACTTTTTTCGCGGCGTCGGCATGATTCGTGATCGCCTCAAGGCTAATCCTGTGCCGATTCAGCTGCCGATCGGGGCCGAAGATACCTATCGCGGGGTTGTTGACCTCGTCGAGATGAAGGCGATTATTTGGGACGAGGAGTCCCTGGGCGCCAAGTATCATGAGGCGGAGATTCCTGCTGATCTGGCAGAGATGGCGCAAGAGTACCGTGAGAAGCTCATAGAAGAAATTGCTACGTTTGATGATGCGCTGATGGAGAAGTATCTCGGCGGTGAAGAGCTCACTACTGACGAAATCAAGGCTGCCGTTCGCAAGGCAACGATCGATATACAAATCTGTCCGGTCATCTGTGGTTCTGCATTCAAGAACAAGGGGGTTCAGAACCTTCTTGACTCAGTGGTCGCATATCTTCCTTCGCCGCTGGACATTCCCGCAATTACCGGTATCGATGCCAAGTCCGGCGAGGAAATAACCCGCAAGGCGTCCGATGACGAGCCGTTCTCGGCTCTTGCCTTCAAGATCATGACAGACCCCTTTGTGGGTCAGCTCTGCTTCTTCCGTGTATATTCCGGCGTGCTCAACTCCGGTTCCTACGTGTATAACTCCACGAAAGAAAAGAAAGAGCGTATTGGCCGCCTGCTGAAAATGCACGCCAATAAGCGTGAAGAAATCAAAGAGGTCTATGCTGGCGACATCGCGGCGGCGGTTGGCCTCAAGTATACGACGACCGGCGATACGCTTTGCCCTGAAGATTCCCCGGTAGTGCTCGAGTCTATTGAGTTCCCCGAGCCGGTTATCGCTATTGCCATTGAGCCCAAGACGAAGGCCGATCAGGAGAAGCTCGGCATCAGTCTTCAGAAGCTTGCGAGTGAAGATCCTTCGTTCCGTGTCAGAACGGATGAGGAGACGGGTCAGACCATCATTTCGGGCATGGGTGAACTGCACCTCGAGATTATCGTTGACCGCCTCATGCGCGAATTCAAGGTTGAGGCAAACGTTGGTAAGCCGCAGGTTGCCTATCGCGAGACTGTTACCAAAAAGGTTAAAGTCGAAGGCAAATTCGTCCGGCAGTCCGGTGGTCGTGGTCAGTATGGCCATGTCTGGATCGAGCTTGAGCCTCAAGAGGCTGGCAAGGGCTACGAGTTTGTGGACGCGATCAAGGGTGGTGTTGTTCCCAGGGAGTATATCCCGGCAGTTGACAAGGGGATTCAGGAGGCGATGGAAACCGGGGTTCTCGCTGGTTATCCGACGGTTGATTTCAAGGTCGCCCTCGTTGACGGATCGTACCACGAGGTTGACTCCTCAGAAATGGCATTTAAAATTGCCGGTTCCATGGCCTTCAAAGAGGCGGCGGCTAAAGCAGGCCCCGTGCTGCTCGAGCCGATCATGTCGGTGGAGGTCGTTGTTCCGGAAGAATACATGGGCGATGTGATCGGCGACCTGAACTCCCGCCGTGGCAGAATCATGGGGATGGAGGGGCGTGCCGGCGCTCAGGTTGTCAGCGCAATGGTTCCGCTGGCTCAGATGTTCGGTTACGCCACGGACCTCCGTTCCGCCACACAGGGCCGGGCAACCTACACGATGACATTCGATCATTACGAGCAGGTGCCTAAGTCGGTATCCGAAGAAATCGTCGCAAAGGTTAAAGGCTAG
- the rplC gene encoding 50S ribosomal protein L3, producing MKKGLIAKKLGMTQIFAEDGKRIPVTVVQAGPCVVLQKKTSATDGYDAIQVGFLSQEARKVTKPMLGHIKAAGQGAFAHIREFRLDDVDRYNVGDVISADAFEVGEYIDVTGTSIGKGFQGVIKRWGFRGGRSSHGSCFHRAPGSIGSSAYPSRVFKNKKMPGQLGNERVTVQRLQVVRVDAADNILLIKGAIPGAKNGIVLVKDTVKPR from the coding sequence ATGAAGAAGGGACTTATAGCGAAAAAGCTGGGGATGACCCAGATCTTTGCAGAAGACGGCAAGCGCATTCCGGTTACTGTCGTTCAGGCCGGTCCGTGTGTCGTGCTCCAGAAGAAGACCAGTGCAACTGACGGCTATGATGCTATTCAGGTTGGTTTTCTGTCCCAGGAGGCAAGAAAAGTCACCAAGCCTATGCTCGGCCACATCAAGGCGGCCGGCCAAGGCGCATTCGCACACATTCGCGAGTTCAGGCTCGATGATGTCGACCGCTATAATGTTGGCGACGTTATATCCGCGGACGCGTTTGAAGTTGGTGAGTATATCGATGTTACCGGCACCAGTATCGGTAAGGGCTTTCAAGGCGTTATCAAGCGCTGGGGCTTCCGTGGCGGGCGTTCTTCACACGGTTCCTGCTTTCATCGCGCCCCCGGTTCGATCGGCAGCTCAGCCTACCCCTCACGCGTCTTCAAGAACAAGAAGATGCCCGGCCAGCTCGGTAATGAAAGGGTGACCGTGCAGAGACTGCAGGTGGTTCGCGTTGATGCCGCCGACAATATACTGCTCATCAAAGGGGCGATTCCCGGGGCGAAAAATGGAATCGTCCTTGTGAAGGATACCGTCAAGCCTCGATAG
- the rpsL gene encoding 30S ribosomal protein S12, with protein MPTINQLIRSGRQGKKVKSDSPALKSCPQKRGVCTRVYTTTPKKPNSALRKVARVRLTNGIEVTSYIPGVGHNLQEHSVVLIRGGRVKDLPGVRYHIVRGTLDSVGVKDRKQGRSKYGAKRPK; from the coding sequence ATGCCTACGATTAACCAGTTGATTCGCAGTGGCAGGCAGGGTAAGAAGGTAAAGTCGGATTCGCCTGCTCTCAAGAGTTGTCCGCAAAAGCGGGGGGTGTGCACCAGGGTGTATACCACGACCCCGAAGAAGCCGAACTCCGCGCTCCGTAAGGTTGCGCGGGTCCGCTTGACGAACGGAATCGAGGTCACTTCGTATATTCCGGGTGTCGGGCACAACCTGCAGGAGCACTCCGTTGTTCTTATTCGGGGTGGAAGGGTCAAGGACCTTCCTGGTGTCCGTTATCATATTGTTCGTGGAACACTCGACTCTGTGGGTGTTAAGGACCGGAAGCAGGGTCGTTCCAAGTATGGCGCCAAGCGGCCCAAGTAA